A portion of the Neorhodopirellula lusitana genome contains these proteins:
- a CDS encoding YraN family protein, which translates to MLTRLYDRYLDWRYGTFDPQARLGRRGEQVAARHLRIKGLRVIAESESDRGGEIDVIAMDVKRRLIVFVEVKTLATRRPGHPADRVDENKQARIARAAMRYLKRKKLLGTPCRFDVIAVWWPTDEAQPTRIEHYESAFDSPLDYQLF; encoded by the coding sequence ATGCTGACGCGACTGTACGATCGTTATCTCGATTGGCGGTACGGCACCTTCGATCCGCAAGCTCGCTTGGGTCGCCGAGGTGAACAAGTCGCCGCCCGGCATCTGCGCATCAAGGGGCTACGTGTGATTGCCGAAAGCGAAAGCGATCGAGGCGGTGAAATCGATGTGATCGCGATGGATGTCAAGCGACGCTTGATCGTCTTCGTCGAGGTCAAAACCCTGGCCACACGCCGGCCTGGCCATCCGGCCGATCGAGTTGACGAGAACAAACAAGCTCGCATCGCCCGCGCCGCGATGCGCTACCTGAAACGCAAAAAGCTGCTTGGGACGCCCTGCCGCTTCGACGTCATCGCCGTTTGGTGGCCGACCGATGAAGCCCAACCGACCCGAATCGAGCACTACGAATCGGCATTCGATTCACCGCTGGACTACCAACTCTTCTAA